Part of the Asterias rubens chromosome 20, eAstRub1.3, whole genome shotgun sequence genome, CCTCGACGTGATCCTCTGAGGGTCTGAACTGACGAATATATCTCAGTTCTCCATCATAAACCTTTATATCCTCTCCGTCAGTAACCAGAAGCAGGTCATCAGAGGTCACGGCGGCACCAAAAGGTTGTTTTAGTTTACCGTCCTCTGATCCACTTTGAACACCTGTAGATTTGTAATTACCCTTTGATGTAAATGTGAATAGGCACCTGCTTGTATCAGTAACGACAATATCACCATTGCTGAAGCAAGCAACGTCTCTTGCACACTTGAACTCCCCCTCACCTTCCCCTTCTTTACCAAACTCTGTCTTCACCTCCCACTTCTCTTCCTCTAGTATTTCACCGAGATCTGCATCAGTGACGATatcatgacctttgaacccGATGAATGACTTGCTATGCTGCACTGTTTGAAACTGGAGCTCTTTGTGGAAGTCTAAGTTGTGCATAACTTTTGGCTTCAGGTCCAGCAGCTCAAAGTTATCAGCATGATGCATCAAGTCATTGACTGAAGCTACGATCTGCTCTGCACGGCTCATCTTATCGTGATTGCTGCTCTGTGTGCTCTCAAATCCCTCACCTCTTTCTTGACCAATTTGAGTGATTCTTTCTTGAAGGAGGCGAGATGCATTTCTTATCTTAGTGATTTCCTCTTCCTCCTTAGCCACAATATCTCGAAGAGCCCGGTCGACCATGAGCTGTAATCTACGATGCGAGTGCTTGATAGAGTCGTCCACTTTTTGGAATTGTTTGCGACACTCGTCAAACTTCTGCAAGGCTTCATCAACAGCTCGACGATAAGATCGAATGGAATCATTGATCTCAGAGAGATTGTGGCTTGACGCTCGGTGATCAAACACCGCACATTTGAGACACACAAGTAAATCACACGTATCGCAATAGAAACACAGGTCCTGGTCACTGTGTTTTCGGCACTTTTGTGGCTCAGTTTTGTTCTTGTCTTTGGGTCGCTCATTTGACGAGCCGACAGCATCAACGATTTGAtgatgcttgtttttttttagttttgcatggtttttcagACATGTTTTGCAAAAAATTGCATCACAGTCAACACACCGTGAGACATCTTCAAGACCTTCGTCGCACCAAACGCAAGTCAAGACAGGTGGGTTAATGTTCTTCTTTGGACCTTCaagattgatgacgtcatcaataagcGAGCTCAAGAAAAAGCAGCCAAGAAGATCCGACAATCCCCCGTCTGGGATTGACGTTTCTTTTTTACACATTGGGCAAATAATAGTGTCCGTCTTCGGATCCTGTTTGTCTATAAGTTCCTGAAGACATTTGAAGCAAAAGCTGTGCAGACAGTCCAGGATTTTCGGATTGGTGAACCGACTCAGGCAGATTGGGCATTCGATGTGTACATGGCTTATCTTGCAAGTGGTCTCAGTGGTGGGTAGTGCGGCTTCGGCCATCTTGATGAGAAAGGGGTTCTGTTACCTgatgaaataaaccaatgttCATTTTACAATCGGTaagttagcctgaacatctgacgtcacacttcgaggcttgtgagTAACACCAGAGACTGGCCTCCAGTCGGCGTGTatcttcacctttgacctacattcatttcacagagatacgcagtcaatgCAAGTACATATGCACATGCATGTAAGGTATACAATCACATTCTGGCTACGGGCCTTTATTTGTTgatcctaaaaaacacaaacttcaaaAACTCCGCTAATATTTCGTATAGCTTTCAAACATTTTGATCGAGTCAACCATGATTTTCTTTTGTACAAACTGAATTCCTACAATATTCATccaaatgtattaattttgttacaaaGTTATCTAACTGGCAGAAAACATAGAGTAGTTGTGGATGGTTTTTCTTCCGAATGGAAAACAGTGCCCTCTGGAATTCCACAGGGTTCAATTCTAGGACCTctcttatttacattttttgttaacGATCTTCCTGAATGTTTAAgtaataaatgtttactttatgcTGATGATCTGAAGGTTTTTCGTCAGATTGGTTGCACAGCCGATACTATTTCTTTGCAGGCTGACTTAGATAGAATTCTTGACTGGTCTAAAACATGGCGTCTATTTCTTAACGTTAACAAATGTAGCATTTTAACCCTGACTCTTAAGACGAAGCCTGTCAATTGATTATACCTTAGGTGATAATATTCTTACTCGTGTTGATGTCCAAAAAGATCTTGGTACTTTTATTGACAGCAGACTCACTTTCAACTCGCACGTTAATACTATTATCAAAAAAGCCAATCGCATGAGTGGTTTAGTATGGCGTAACTTTCGCTCCTTAAAGAATGAGCATGTTTTACGTACCTTGTTTTGTTCTCATCAGACCTAATCTTGAATTTTGTACCATTGTATTTAACTCTATTTCAGCCCATCAAGCACATAGACTAGATGGAGTTCAGTTtcgttttctcaaatttattcataggacactaaataatggcactgtttataacttggattatcttgacctatgtaaaatgtacagactTCCACCCCTTATACAGAGAAGAATATTGAATGACTGTCTATTTCTCTACAAATCTTTCCACAATCATTTTAGCAACACTGAGTTCAACCCCTTTGCCTTACATGTTCCTAACCGTAATACTAGACAGTCTATTAAACACATCTTATATGTGCCAAGGAATCGGGTAGATGTGACAAAGCGTGgctttttgtcaaggatttcctccacatataatagtatccatggttcttgtgatgtgttcggagccccttctcttaattcctttcgtggtcaggttttgagtgccatatcctcttccagtaactaatgtatacatgtatttacagtgttttgttttattttatttggtattgtttacatcgatttttttttccttgtctttttatcgtttattctgtttataatttaatgtaggcttttgcttttaaaatttattttaaatatattttcacagtcgttcatggtggtctgtttctgttccctattttattttacttaatcttcaatgtatgctttaatttcctttcctaagatgattctattttaattgttaactttgtatatatcagattgtttttatataggctatatgaatatttcttattgttttttttggtatcctttcctgtaattggcggctcgtccgctgttggtttggtcaataaatatatatatatatatgtatatatataattCAAATCGGTCACGTGCATTAAGACAACAAAGTCCTACCTCAAGCTGTAGATGCGACTGATGCTCACTGCGCACACTTAAACCTCTTTGATGAATCGGAAGTGGAAGATGGCCGGCGAACAGTAGGCCCTAATGGATTCTGTACGATAAACATTAATTACAAAAAAGTGAACCATCTTCGCCAACCTACAAAATGTACTTTGGTACTTCCGCAAAAGCAAATGGGCCATGGTTACCGGGTCATGGAGGGCTTATAAATCCCATGTAAGCAACAAAAAGCCAGACCATAGCTCTAGAGggtgtgcgtaaagcgctcgcctctcaccaaggtgaccccggttcgattccccgtCAGGGCTATATATCAGTTGAGTTGTGTagtggttctctgctgtgccacgagggttttccagaccatcccgttttcctccctcgggaaaaaatcaaacactttcgatcttggctgtgctccgtggtcataatgggttgattgATGTGGCTGGCAACCAAAGacgcgcccttgcatgcctgcttctcgtacacgttgtagccgcgtccttcgcaattcagctcttagctgcgagtaaggatggttagccccccaaattattattattactattattatatatcaaataataaaccacaagggaaactgactgggtgcatttttaaatgatttaggattgaacaaagaaaaattgactagagcgggatttgaaccaacgacctccggttaaacgtgccggcgctccaccaactgagctatctagccctatgttggtggtctccaaCAAGTAGTTTCTCAGAACTGAAAAAACCCATCGTACTCTACCACACATGGTTCAATGGTGCAAAACTTCATAATAGCCTTATACACATTGTACAAACTCTGTGCCTACATGTGCACCGTTTAATACCAACCATTGTGCTAGTGGGTGCTACATGATGATTATCTCACATATCAATGGATGGTGTTTGTGTCATAGAGCTATTATAGCCATCATGGTTTGTGCATAGGGCAAGGAACAGCTCTATGGTTCGTGGAAATAGAAAATGAATGatgtgacaaataaataaaagaactATTATGAACGAATGATTAAGAATAAGATTAAGAATTAAACACGAAGACTTCAGTCTAGTGTAGTTGTGTTtcatggaaaaacaaaaaacttctaTAATACTAAAAACATCGGTAATGGTGTTTTATTCAATACATCACAAAATACAAGACCGTGCACTACTGTTtatacatggaggtagaatagagctaagttcatgtacatgtaaattacatgtatgtactgtacACGTACTGTAGTGTAGGTGTGAACCATGTGTGAACTAGTAGTAGCAAAAACCTGTCACCTGTGTCACTTCATggttcatggaggtagaaatagcccCCATGCCATAGATGGTCATCATGTTCATTAAAATTAAGACAACATAGACTCTAGATCAGGTAAAGTCCTACCTCAAGCTGTCGATGTGACTAATGCTCACTGCGTACACCTGAACTTCTTCGTTGGATATC contains:
- the LOC117304002 gene encoding uncharacterized protein LOC117304002 — encoded protein: MAEAALPTTETTCKISHVHIECPICLSRFTNPKILDCLHSFCFKCLQELIDKQDPKTDTIICPMCKKETSIPDGGLSDLLGCFFLSSLIDDVINLEGPKKNINPPVLTCVWCDEGLEDVSRCVDCDAIFCKTCLKNHAKLKKNKHHQIVDAVGSSNERPKDKNKTEPQKCRKHSDQDLCFYCDTCDLLVCLKCAVFDHRASSHNLSEINDSIRSYRRAVDEALQKFDECRKQFQKVDDSIKHSHRRLQLMVDRALRDIVAKEEEEITKIRNASRLLQERITQIGQERGEGFESTQSSNHDKMSRAEQIVASVNDLMHHADNFELLDLKPKVMHNLDFHKELQFQTVQHSKSFIGFKGHDIVTDADLGEILEEEKWEVKTEFGKEGEGEGEFKCARDVACFSNGDIVVTDTSRCLFTFTSKGNYKSTGVQSGSEDGKLKQPFGAAVTSDDLLLVTDGEDIKVYDGELRYIRQFRPSEDHVEGQSESLLCGIAVDKKDRIAVADCERKVISLHNMDGSIISTIRHDDIYYWFLSVSSKERLIFTNFEKMKLVCLDFMGNEVFNISTSIDGKPVKPLGLCCDDAGDIYVSVYCGDRGIFEIHHYDALGEHIGCVARGLYNPLGMTFTPTGDLIVAEMHSVKVLHRL